One Kineococcus radiotolerans SRS30216 = ATCC BAA-149 DNA window includes the following coding sequences:
- a CDS encoding EAL domain-containing protein: MQGQVRDDDADAVAQLLELARDIFGTPVAALTRATGATHHHVEQTASSLDPHATVRLLADTDLDTCRLVVDVVRPDGEPGGRIVGVHHEPVETLGSRQQEALHVVAALVAGVLHHRERRRVEHDDRVASLDALLAGHGRLTVVQPIVDLRAGQVVGAEALSRFTGPEGAARRPEQVFGDARSAGVGVQLEQAAIASALPLLREVPAGAYLSVNASAEALLDERTHELLLSGHPERLVVEITEHDPVPDYDALTAATAALRAHGVRIAVDDAGAGFASLQHVLHLTPDVVKLDTAFVRGIDVDPARRAVARALVGFASELGSTMVAEGVERAGELAVLRDLGVECGQGYLLGRPTASPAWGERGSDTTTVVLSRHPEHEEPPHPVG, encoded by the coding sequence GTGCAGGGCCAGGTACGGGACGACGACGCCGACGCCGTCGCCCAGCTGCTGGAGCTGGCCCGCGACATCTTCGGGACCCCGGTGGCCGCCCTCACCCGGGCGACGGGGGCGACGCACCACCACGTCGAGCAGACCGCGAGCAGCCTCGACCCGCACGCCACGGTCCGGCTGCTGGCCGACACCGACCTGGACACCTGCCGGCTCGTCGTCGACGTCGTCCGTCCCGACGGCGAACCCGGCGGGCGGATCGTCGGGGTCCACCACGAGCCGGTGGAGACCCTGGGCTCGCGCCAGCAGGAGGCCCTGCACGTCGTCGCGGCCCTGGTCGCCGGGGTGCTGCACCACCGCGAGCGCCGCCGCGTCGAGCACGACGACCGGGTCGCCTCCCTCGACGCGCTGCTGGCCGGTCACGGCCGCCTCACCGTCGTGCAGCCCATCGTGGACCTGCGGGCCGGGCAGGTCGTGGGGGCGGAGGCGCTGAGCCGGTTCACCGGTCCCGAGGGGGCCGCCCGGCGTCCCGAGCAGGTGTTCGGCGACGCCCGGTCCGCCGGGGTGGGGGTCCAGCTGGAGCAGGCGGCCATCGCCTCGGCCCTGCCGCTGCTGCGGGAGGTGCCGGCGGGGGCGTACCTGAGCGTGAACGCCTCCGCGGAGGCGCTGCTGGACGAGCGCACCCACGAGCTGCTGCTGTCCGGGCACCCGGAGCGCCTCGTCGTGGAGATCACCGAGCACGACCCGGTGCCCGACTACGACGCCCTGACCGCGGCGACGGCCGCGCTGCGCGCGCACGGGGTGCGGATCGCCGTCGACGACGCGGGGGCCGGCTTCGCGAGCCTGCAGCACGTCCTGCACCTGACCCCGGACGTCGTGAAGCTGGACACCGCGTTCGTGCGGGGCATCGACGTCGACCCCGCCCGCCGGGCCGTGGCCCGCGCGCTGGTGGGCTTCGCCTCGGAGCTGGGCTCGACGATGGTGGCCGAGGGCGTGGAGCGGGCCGGGGAGCTGGCGGTCCTGCGCGACCTGGGGGTGGAGTGCGGCCAGGGGTACCTGCTGGGCCGGCCCACCGCGAGCCCCGCGTGGGGCGAGCGGGGCAGCGACACGACGACCGTCGTCCTGTCCCGGCACCCGGAGCACGAGGAGCCCCCCCACCCGGTCGGGTGA
- a CDS encoding polyprenol monophosphomannose synthase — MAEALRCVVVLPTYDEADNVAEMLERVLACPVAPDVLVVDDSSPDGTGAIVERVAATHPPGRVRLLTRTTKDGLGAAYRAGFAHALATGDHDVVVQMDADGSHPVEALPRMLAELADGADLVLGARYVPGGALDDAWPWYRKALSRGANVYARLLLRAPVADLTGGFKAWRADLLRSLDLSQLTAAGYAFQIQTTLAALQAGATVREVPILFTERTRGTSKMSKEIIGEAMLAVLRMRRHGPTGRR; from the coding sequence TTGGCCGAAGCCCTGCGCTGCGTCGTCGTCCTGCCCACGTACGACGAGGCCGACAACGTCGCCGAGATGCTGGAGCGGGTGCTCGCCTGCCCCGTCGCCCCCGACGTCCTCGTGGTGGACGACTCCTCCCCCGACGGGACGGGCGCGATCGTCGAGCGCGTCGCCGCGACCCACCCGCCGGGGCGGGTGCGGCTGCTGACCCGCACCACGAAGGACGGCCTGGGCGCGGCCTACCGGGCCGGGTTCGCGCACGCCCTGGCCACCGGGGACCACGACGTCGTCGTGCAGATGGACGCCGACGGGTCGCACCCGGTGGAGGCGCTGCCCCGGATGCTGGCCGAGCTCGCCGACGGCGCCGACCTCGTCCTCGGGGCCCGCTACGTGCCCGGCGGGGCCCTCGACGACGCCTGGCCCTGGTACCGCAAGGCCCTCTCGCGCGGGGCGAACGTCTACGCGCGGCTGCTGCTGCGCGCCCCGGTGGCCGACCTCACCGGCGGCTTCAAGGCCTGGCGCGCGGACCTGCTGCGCTCGCTGGACCTCTCGCAGCTGACCGCCGCCGGCTACGCGTTCCAGATCCAGACGACGCTGGCGGCGCTGCAGGCGGGCGCGACGGTGCGCGAGGTGCCGATCCTCTTCACCGAGCGCACCCGCGGCACCTCGAAGATGTCCAAGGAGATCATCGGCGAGGCGATGCTCGCGGTGCTGCGGATGCGCCGGCACGGCCCCACCGGGCGCCGCTGA
- a CDS encoding acyltransferase family protein has translation MSRHPTAAPGGPSAGGRLAGLEGYRGIAAVLVVVFHVYQELRVDGEYFLVGTWAHPWLYALDTTVDLFFALSAFLLALPYLRKAVAGERPLGAAEFLRRRAVRIVPLYYLVITAVWATRNGSLPGEWRDLLEHLTFTQVFDDQRIFYTVGPAWSLAVEVQFYVLLAVLGAAVCAVCRRARRRGSRIAVAAASGLLLVAVGVGWKLAAHALGRPETDWSTWFSLPAKLDVFGFGVLLALLVALRGTAPSRLLPPLMVVCSAPLLLAAVWAGTQQGLAAELRHTLAGAGFTLLLGATVLSGPRSVAARALEARPVAFLGLISYSLYLWHEPLMLWMTALPVWPTTSSPATLALGTALLLPVAVLVAWASYWVVEHPAGALRRTRTADGRPRLYYGEGAG, from the coding sequence GTGAGCCGGCACCCGACCGCGGCACCCGGCGGCCCGTCCGCCGGTGGCCGCCTGGCGGGGCTGGAGGGGTACCGGGGGATCGCCGCGGTGCTCGTCGTGGTGTTCCACGTCTACCAGGAGCTCCGCGTCGACGGGGAGTACTTCCTGGTGGGCACGTGGGCCCACCCGTGGCTGTACGCGCTGGACACGACGGTCGACCTGTTCTTCGCCCTCTCGGCGTTCCTGCTGGCGCTGCCCTACCTGCGCAAGGCCGTCGCCGGGGAACGCCCCCTGGGGGCCGCGGAGTTCCTGCGCCGCCGCGCCGTGCGCATCGTGCCGCTGTACTACCTCGTCATCACCGCGGTGTGGGCCACCCGCAACGGCAGCCTGCCCGGCGAGTGGCGGGACCTGCTGGAGCACCTGACGTTCACGCAGGTGTTCGACGACCAGCGCATCTTCTACACGGTGGGCCCGGCGTGGTCGCTGGCCGTGGAGGTGCAGTTCTACGTGCTGCTGGCCGTGCTGGGGGCGGCGGTGTGCGCGGTGTGCCGCCGGGCGCGGCGGCGCGGGTCGCGGATCGCCGTCGCCGCCGCGTCCGGGCTGCTGCTGGTCGCCGTGGGCGTCGGGTGGAAGCTCGCCGCGCACGCGCTGGGGCGTCCGGAGACGGACTGGAGCACCTGGTTCTCGCTGCCCGCGAAGCTGGACGTGTTCGGGTTCGGGGTGCTGCTGGCGCTGCTGGTGGCCCTGCGGGGCACCGCCCCCTCGCGGCTGCTGCCGCCGCTGATGGTGGTGTGCTCCGCCCCGCTGCTCCTGGCGGCGGTGTGGGCGGGCACGCAGCAGGGGCTGGCCGCCGAGCTGCGGCACACCCTCGCCGGCGCGGGCTTCACGCTGCTGCTGGGCGCCACCGTCCTCAGCGGTCCCCGCTCGGTGGCCGCCCGGGCGCTGGAGGCGCGGCCCGTGGCCTTCCTCGGCCTGATCAGCTACAGCCTGTACCTGTGGCACGAGCCGCTGATGCTGTGGATGACGGCACTGCCGGTGTGGCCGACGACGTCCAGCCCGGCGACGCTGGCCCTGGGGACGGCGCTGCTGCTGCCGGTGGCCGTGCTGGTGGCCTGGGCCAGCTACTGGGTGGTCGAGCACCCCGCGGGCGCCCTGCGCCGGACCCGGACCGCGGACGGCCGTCCGCGCCTCTACTACGGCGAGGGCGCCGGCTGA
- a CDS encoding Hpt domain-containing protein, with product MNETEAMRALTADLWEQLRPLVRARLEQLDEWVATGQQLDGRAEAVRTAHNLSGSLGSYGRHEGSLAARALEHALLADESPGLVVDLVAALHRAVDA from the coding sequence GTGAACGAGACCGAGGCCATGCGGGCGTTGACCGCCGACCTGTGGGAGCAGCTGCGCCCGCTGGTGCGCGCGCGCCTGGAGCAGCTCGACGAGTGGGTCGCGACCGGCCAGCAGCTCGACGGGCGCGCGGAGGCCGTGCGCACCGCGCACAACCTGTCCGGTTCGCTGGGCAGCTACGGCCGCCACGAGGGCTCCCTCGCCGCCCGGGCGCTGGAGCACGCCCTGCTCGCCGACGAGAGCCCGGGCCTCGTCGTCGACCTGGTCGCCGCGCTGCACCGGGCGGTGGACGCGTGA
- a CDS encoding VOC family protein codes for MAPRLSPYVCLAGTAREALDHYRSVLGGEVTVSTFAEFGGGGGGADPDGVMHGQLDTPDGFTLMVSDAMPGAAASTGGNVALCLSGDDAAHLRACFAGLAEGGEVTTPLEVQVWGDEYGALIDRFGVDWMVNVSALPA; via the coding sequence GTGGCACCCCGTCTGAGCCCCTACGTCTGCCTCGCCGGCACCGCCCGCGAGGCCCTCGACCACTACCGCTCCGTGCTCGGCGGGGAGGTCACCGTCTCCACCTTCGCCGAGTTCGGCGGGGGCGGCGGGGGCGCCGACCCCGACGGCGTCATGCACGGCCAGCTCGACACCCCGGACGGCTTCACCCTCATGGTCTCCGACGCCATGCCGGGGGCGGCCGCGAGCACCGGCGGGAACGTCGCCCTCTGCCTCTCCGGCGACGACGCCGCGCACCTGCGCGCCTGCTTCGCCGGTCTCGCGGAGGGCGGGGAGGTCACCACCCCGCTGGAGGTCCAGGTGTGGGGCGACGAGTACGGCGCCCTCATCGACCGCTTCGGGGTCGACTGGATGGTGAACGTCTCCGCGCTCCCCGCCTGA
- a CDS encoding chemotaxis protein CheX, whose protein sequence is MTDTIENGHDVAMDYVEDEALEQIVDQMWASYFAHTDYLAPSFDPHDIEGDILCASVTISGGRPGIVTVSVEKAAAVPLSAALLQEDGDLTDEDVYDSLGEVANIVGGNIKALVPDAGPLGLPVVSTAKPLHGSSGRLAARLDGSWQGHWLTFEVWLAAAGDQTQEG, encoded by the coding sequence GTGACCGACACCATCGAGAACGGCCACGACGTCGCCATGGACTACGTCGAGGACGAAGCCCTGGAGCAGATCGTCGACCAGATGTGGGCGTCGTACTTCGCCCACACCGACTACCTCGCCCCCTCCTTCGACCCGCACGACATCGAGGGCGACATCCTCTGCGCCTCGGTGACGATCTCCGGCGGCCGCCCGGGCATCGTCACGGTCAGCGTCGAGAAGGCGGCGGCCGTGCCGCTGTCGGCGGCGCTGCTGCAGGAGGACGGCGACCTGACCGACGAGGACGTCTACGACTCCCTCGGCGAGGTCGCCAACATCGTCGGCGGCAACATCAAGGCGCTCGTCCCCGACGCCGGCCCGCTCGGCCTGCCCGTCGTCTCGACGGCCAAGCCCCTGCACGGTTCCTCCGGCCGCCTCGCGGCGCGCCTGGACGGGAGCTGGCAGGGTCACTGGCTGACGTTCGAGGTGTGGCTGGCCGCCGCCGGCGACCAGACGCAGGAGGGGTGA
- a CDS encoding response regulator, producing the protein MRALVVDDSRAMRKIIAGALRKLGYETVEAADGAEALKVLEAGPLPDLATVDWNMPVMDGLTFVTQVRANREYRALTLMMVTTEAEHGQIVRALAAGAHEYLIKPFTVDALEEKLSLLGLLPEVSQA; encoded by the coding sequence ATGAGGGCTCTTGTCGTCGACGACTCCCGCGCCATGCGGAAGATCATCGCTGGTGCACTGCGGAAGCTCGGGTACGAGACGGTCGAAGCGGCCGACGGCGCCGAGGCGCTGAAGGTCCTCGAGGCGGGCCCGCTGCCCGACCTCGCCACGGTCGACTGGAACATGCCGGTGATGGACGGTCTCACGTTCGTCACGCAGGTCCGGGCGAACCGCGAGTACCGCGCGCTGACGCTGATGATGGTCACCACCGAGGCCGAGCACGGGCAGATCGTCCGCGCCCTGGCCGCCGGTGCGCACGAGTACCTCATCAAGCCGTTCACCGTGGACGCGCTGGAGGAGAAGCTGTCCCTGCTCGGGCTGCTGCCGGAGGTGAGCCAGGCGTGA